The Lujinxingia litoralis genome has a window encoding:
- a CDS encoding AAA family ATPase: MTDPKETPSAAPASPTLDLDEEVARASQFVSRIRRALAPIVIGQAYMVDRLLIGLLTGGHVLLEGVPGLAKTLTVKSLAECIHSDFARIQFTPDLLPADLIGTMIFDQATRDFVPRKGPVFTNILLADEINRAPAKVQSALLEAMQERQVTIGDSTYKLERPFLVLATQNPIEQEGTYPLPEAQVDRFMLMIKVGYPSRKEERQIMDLVTDSAEMPTPQPVVTPQEVLAAQDLVRRIYIDDKLKDYIVDIIYATRTPDEYGLRSLSDFIDYGASPRATIYLNLASRAHAFLEGRSYVTPEDIKAVAYDVLRHRVVLTYEAEAEEYSSERVLTTILETIDVP; encoded by the coding sequence ATGACTGACCCCAAAGAGACGCCCTCCGCCGCCCCGGCTTCCCCGACTCTGGACCTGGACGAAGAAGTGGCCCGGGCCAGCCAGTTTGTCTCCCGCATCCGCCGGGCGCTGGCCCCCATCGTCATCGGTCAGGCCTACATGGTCGACCGCCTGCTCATCGGCCTGCTCACCGGCGGCCACGTGCTCTTGGAAGGCGTCCCGGGCCTGGCCAAGACCCTCACCGTCAAAAGCCTGGCCGAGTGCATCCACAGCGACTTCGCCCGCATTCAGTTCACCCCGGATCTGCTGCCGGCCGACCTCATCGGCACCATGATCTTTGACCAGGCCACCCGCGACTTTGTGCCGCGCAAGGGCCCGGTCTTCACCAACATCCTGCTGGCTGACGAGATCAACCGCGCCCCGGCCAAGGTGCAATCCGCGCTGCTCGAAGCGATGCAGGAGCGCCAGGTCACCATCGGTGACTCCACCTACAAACTGGAGCGCCCCTTCCTGGTGCTGGCCACGCAAAACCCCATTGAGCAGGAAGGCACCTACCCGCTGCCCGAGGCTCAGGTCGACCGCTTCATGCTGATGATCAAGGTCGGTTACCCCTCGCGCAAAGAGGAGCGCCAGATCATGGATCTGGTCACCGACTCGGCCGAGATGCCCACCCCGCAGCCCGTGGTCACCCCGCAGGAGGTGTTGGCCGCCCAGGATCTGGTCCGCCGCATCTACATCGACGACAAGCTCAAGGACTACATCGTCGACATCATCTACGCCACGCGCACCCCGGATGAATACGGCCTGCGCTCGCTGAGCGATTTCATCGACTACGGCGCCAGCCCCCGGGCGACGATCTACCTCAACCTGGCCAGTCGCGCGCACGCCTTTTTGGAAGGCCGCAGCTACGTCACCCCCGAAGACATCAAGGCGGTGGCCTACGATGTGCTCCGCCACCGCGTCGTGCTCACCTACGAAGCCGAGGCCGAGGAGTACTCCTCGGAGCGGGTGCTCACCACCATTTTGGAGACCATCGACGTGCCCTGA
- a CDS encoding ribonuclease HI translates to MDWQQRYFKDKKVWVKVDHIGNPVIEEGRVSMRYQNSDEAKVYRAYPQNISADPAAVVDATREFEKQTSRAKKPAARPSGTKSAPVAITSLESTAHRGPRRESTDLPDELAALNEPPPGVVEMYTDGACSGNPGPCGYGVVIRDGASYREIGQYLGVGTNNIGELMGIKTALESVEDRSRTVHIHTDSTYCIGVLTQGWKAKANRELILEIRDLMKSFSDLHFFKVKGHSDHPLNDRADLMATSSLQDAD, encoded by the coding sequence GTGGACTGGCAGCAGCGCTATTTCAAAGACAAGAAGGTCTGGGTCAAGGTCGATCATATTGGGAACCCGGTGATCGAAGAGGGGCGCGTCTCCATGCGCTACCAGAACAGCGATGAGGCCAAGGTCTACCGCGCCTACCCCCAGAACATCTCCGCCGATCCGGCCGCGGTGGTCGACGCCACCCGCGAGTTTGAGAAACAGACCTCCCGCGCCAAGAAGCCCGCCGCCAGGCCCTCGGGAACAAAATCGGCGCCGGTGGCCATTACATCGCTCGAATCGACCGCACACCGGGGCCCCAGACGAGAATCGACCGACCTTCCGGACGAGCTCGCCGCGCTCAACGAGCCTCCCCCCGGGGTGGTCGAGATGTACACCGATGGTGCCTGCTCCGGTAACCCCGGCCCCTGCGGCTACGGCGTGGTCATCCGCGACGGAGCGTCTTACCGGGAGATCGGGCAGTACCTGGGCGTGGGCACCAACAACATCGGCGAGTTGATGGGCATTAAGACCGCATTAGAAAGCGTTGAGGATCGCAGCCGCACGGTGCACATCCACACCGACAGCACCTACTGCATCGGCGTGCTCACCCAGGGCTGGAAGGCCAAGGCCAACCGCGAGTTGATTTTGGAGATTCGCGACCTGATGAAGAGCTTCTCGGACCTGCACTTCTTCAAAGTCAAAGGCCACTCGGACCACCCCCTCAACGATCGTGCCGATCTGATGGCCACGTCCTCGCTTCAAGACGCCGACTGA
- a CDS encoding zinc-dependent peptidase produces the protein MNAIWMRLPFLRSLLRRRLLARPFPAHWRPELCARLPWYDALPDAERRAFEYHLKLFVWEKHWEGAAGLEVTETMQLIVAASAARIARKLPLDVYDRLTEIVIYPSHYRHPDNDHAMIYGQAHGFGTVVLSWDAVEEGIAQPHDAHDTAIHEFAHVLDVEDGLFDGTPLLERGRDYRAWVQVMGRHFARLQDDPTHGVLRAYGAQNEAEFFAVATEAFFETPAKLKARAPDLYEVLRTYFNVDPG, from the coding sequence ATGAATGCGATCTGGATGCGCCTTCCCTTCCTCCGCTCCCTGCTGCGACGACGCCTTTTAGCTCGCCCCTTCCCCGCGCACTGGCGCCCCGAGCTTTGCGCGCGACTCCCCTGGTACGACGCCCTCCCCGACGCCGAACGCCGCGCCTTTGAATACCACCTCAAACTCTTCGTCTGGGAAAAACACTGGGAGGGCGCGGCGGGCCTTGAGGTCACCGAGACCATGCAACTTATCGTCGCCGCCTCGGCCGCCCGCATCGCCCGCAAACTCCCCCTGGACGTTTACGACCGCCTCACCGAGATCGTCATCTACCCCTCCCACTACCGCCATCCCGATAACGACCACGCCATGATCTACGGCCAGGCCCACGGCTTTGGCACCGTCGTGCTCAGCTGGGACGCCGTGGAAGAAGGCATCGCCCAGCCCCACGACGCCCACGACACCGCCATCCACGAATTCGCCCATGTCCTCGATGTCGAAGACGGCCTCTTCGACGGCACCCCGCTTCTGGAGCGCGGCCGCGACTACCGCGCCTGGGTCCAGGTGATGGGCCGCCACTTCGCCCGCCTCCAGGACGACCCCACCCACGGCGTCCTCCGGGCCTACGGCGCCCAAAACGAAGCCGAGTTCTTCGCGGTGGCCACCGAAGCATTCTTCGAAACCCCCGCCAAACTCAAAGCGCGCGCCCCCGATCTCTACGAGGTGTTGCGCACCTACTTCAACGTCGATCCCGGCTAA
- a CDS encoding caspase family protein — translation MASLQPGRRTLLLTTLFAAMLLQTPLPARAQTAPQGPYPALSAPASVERSGTRDAAIIVALQDYVFLPDVPGAIDNANDWERFFSDDLGVPRVHTLTDRQATREQLLRFAEQAASEVGEGGTLWFVFIGHGAPGSATDGLLVGVDAQQDPDSLQARGLSQQALLDVLNAGNQANTVMVVDACFSGRASNGDPLAPTQPVIPVNVRPALSKSTVILSAAEATEFAGALPGASRPAFSYLLLGALRGWASSETQVSARDAWSFTRRALRGIPGRFQQTPSIFGNEELVLVRGASERNPGIERIMRTAATPRPEPSPAAPADNSARYQSFALSPGFDPDPAIGRGLAGGSLSASSLGPVAGGECVGKVNARPDHTLKLNADFDYVRIRITSEVDTSLVIRRPDGSLLCDDDTHGLNPEVAGPLPAGDYQIFIGTVGQVSDPVYRLEISERPANAAPSRNVEPSRNVEPPEPAAEIASMSLSRGFTPSEATFSGVADRDSDASRIPGCIGEVNSRPELLLVLTSRFSTLHLGVNSPADTWLIVRRPDGSFICDDDGRGLNPRISGAFPPGVYQVYVGSQYSSSPSYDFYASESSTGIPSPQAAPSPGAHYQNFSLRPGFSPDPAIGTGAAGGRRDASIIGGTAHGPCTGRIDTRPDHRVTLERSFNYLRFRARSHSDTSLVIVGPDGSFYCNDDSDGHDPLIEGAFPAGEYGVFIGRVGFGTDVDYALEISEIR, via the coding sequence ATGGCGTCTCTCCAACCCGGTCGTCGAACCCTACTTCTCACCACCCTCTTCGCCGCGATGCTCCTGCAGACGCCCCTGCCGGCCCGGGCGCAGACCGCGCCCCAGGGGCCCTACCCCGCGCTGAGCGCCCCGGCCTCGGTCGAGCGCTCCGGCACCCGCGATGCTGCCATCATCGTCGCGCTGCAGGACTATGTCTTTTTGCCCGACGTCCCCGGCGCGATCGACAACGCCAACGACTGGGAGCGCTTTTTCAGCGATGACTTAGGCGTCCCCCGCGTCCACACGCTCACCGACCGCCAGGCCACCCGCGAGCAGCTTTTGCGCTTCGCCGAACAGGCCGCCTCCGAGGTCGGTGAAGGCGGTACGCTCTGGTTTGTCTTCATCGGCCACGGCGCCCCGGGCTCGGCGACCGACGGGCTCCTGGTCGGCGTCGACGCCCAGCAAGACCCCGACAGCCTCCAGGCCCGCGGCCTCTCCCAGCAGGCGCTCCTCGATGTGCTCAACGCCGGCAACCAGGCCAACACCGTGATGGTCGTCGACGCCTGCTTCAGCGGGCGCGCCTCCAACGGTGACCCCCTGGCCCCGACCCAGCCGGTGATCCCGGTCAACGTGCGGCCGGCCTTGAGCAAATCCACGGTGATCCTCTCGGCGGCCGAGGCCACCGAATTTGCCGGGGCGCTCCCCGGCGCCTCCCGGCCGGCGTTTAGCTACCTGCTGCTCGGCGCGCTGCGCGGCTGGGCATCGTCCGAGACCCAGGTCAGCGCGCGCGACGCCTGGTCCTTTACCCGTCGCGCGCTGCGCGGCATCCCCGGGCGTTTTCAGCAGACCCCCTCGATCTTCGGAAACGAGGAGCTCGTGCTGGTGCGCGGCGCCTCCGAGCGCAATCCGGGCATCGAGCGCATCATGCGCACCGCCGCCACCCCGCGCCCCGAACCCTCGCCGGCCGCCCCCGCCGACAACTCGGCGCGCTACCAGAGCTTTGCGCTCAGCCCGGGATTTGACCCCGACCCGGCCATCGGCCGCGGCCTGGCCGGCGGCTCCCTCAGCGCCTCCTCTCTCGGACCGGTCGCCGGCGGCGAGTGCGTCGGCAAAGTCAATGCCCGCCCCGACCACACGCTAAAACTCAACGCAGACTTCGACTATGTGCGCATTCGCATCACCAGCGAAGTCGACACCTCGCTGGTCATCCGCCGCCCCGACGGCAGCCTGCTATGTGACGACGACACCCACGGCCTCAACCCCGAGGTCGCCGGGCCCTTGCCCGCCGGCGACTACCAGATCTTCATCGGTACCGTCGGCCAGGTCAGCGATCCCGTCTACCGCCTGGAGATCTCCGAGCGCCCGGCCAACGCCGCTCCCTCCCGCAACGTCGAGCCATCCCGAAACGTCGAGCCCCCGGAGCCGGCGGCCGAGATCGCATCCATGTCCCTCTCCCGGGGCTTCACCCCCTCCGAGGCCACCTTCAGCGGGGTCGCTGACCGTGACTCCGACGCAAGCAGAATCCCGGGCTGCATCGGCGAGGTCAACAGCCGTCCCGAACTCCTCCTCGTCCTCACCAGCCGCTTCTCCACCCTCCACCTGGGGGTGAACTCCCCGGCCGACACCTGGCTCATCGTCCGCCGCCCCGACGGCAGCTTCATCTGCGACGACGACGGCCGGGGCCTCAACCCCCGCATCAGTGGCGCCTTTCCCCCGGGCGTCTACCAGGTCTACGTCGGCTCACAGTACAGCAGCAGCCCCTCCTACGACTTCTACGCCTCCGAGAGCAGCACCGGCATCCCGTCCCCACAGGCCGCACCCTCGCCCGGGGCACACTACCAGAACTTCTCGCTCCGACCGGGCTTCTCGCCAGACCCCGCCATCGGCACGGGCGCAGCCGGCGGCAGGCGCGACGCCTCGATTATCGGCGGGACCGCCCACGGCCCCTGCACCGGAAGAATCGATACTCGCCCCGACCACCGCGTCACCCTGGAGAGGAGCTTCAACTACCTGAGATTTCGCGCCCGCTCGCACTCCGACACCTCGCTTGTGATCGTGGGCCCGGACGGCAGTTTCTACTGCAACGACGATAGCGACGGCCACGACCCGCTCATCGAGGGCGCATTCCCCGCCGGCGAGTATGGGGTGTTTATCGGCAGGGTCGGCTTCGGCACTGACGTCGATTATGCGTTGGAGATCTCGGAAATTCGCTAA